Proteins encoded by one window of Arachis hypogaea cultivar Tifrunner chromosome 1, arahy.Tifrunner.gnm2.J5K5, whole genome shotgun sequence:
- the LOC112697857 gene encoding uncharacterized protein has protein sequence MGTKVEYSVNLLATSLDSNKLRVGGVDVWEHYQNKVLTNYNLLIKTRISSKVQDPIMDRMLERNNIEYIKRTMQMHEAIFKQQVRELHRLYSVQKMLMDELRKEIRQQKLLTPLLNGIDERHPHFIEQQQHLVAQASYGLDFHVHQNLMREEAAGSSRGFDLERPACEEEVFMGGEAGPSNHGGCDNEEMEVDLTLSIGGSSSSSSHVKKHDHVAHLACSQDSSPNGKSRIVGECNDPTTPLSSTTVTFTQTQGRNKGPHWLSQGLN, from the exons ATGGGAACCAAAGTTGAATATTCAGTAAATCTTCTTGCAACATCATTAGACAGCAACAAGTTGAGAGTGGGTGGAGTGGATGTCTGGGAGCATTATCAGAACAAAGTGCTGACCAATTATAACCTTCTCATCAAGACTAGAATCAGTTCCAAAGTGCAAGATCCAATAATGGATAGGATGCTTGAAAGAAACAACATTGAATACATCAAAAGGACAATGCAGATGCATGAGGCCATCTTCAAACAGCAG GTAAGAGAACTGCACAGGCTGTACAGTGTGCAAAAGATGCTGATGGATGAGCTCAGAAAGGAAATAAGACAACAGAAACTTCTGACTCCATTATTAAATGGCATAGATGAAAGGCATCCTCATTTTATTGAACAGCAACAACATCTAGTGGCACAAGCCTCATATGGACTAGATTTCCATGTTCATCAAAATTTGATGAGAGAGGAAGCTGCAGGCTCAAGTAGAGGTTTTGATCTTGAAAGGCCTGCTTGTGAGGAAGAAGTATTTATGGGAGGTGAGGCAGGTCCTAGCAACCATGGTGGTTGTGATAATGAAGAAATGGAAGTGGATTTGACACTAAGTATAGgaggtagtagtagtagtagtagccaTGTTAAGAAACATGATCATGTGGCTCATTTAGCATGCTCACAAGACTCATCACCAAATGGGAAAAGTAGAATAGTAGGAGAATGCAATGACCCCACCACTCCTCTGAGCAGTACCACTGTGACATTTACACAAACACAAGGAAGGAATAAGGGACCACATTGGCTTTCTCAAGGCTTAAATTAA